From a single Sebastes umbrosus isolate fSebUmb1 chromosome 17, fSebUmb1.pri, whole genome shotgun sequence genomic region:
- the tm7sf2 gene encoding delta(14)-sterol reductase TM7SF2 yields MRPNNQALKHRSSHDTEREFGGTLGALCIPILLPLTVLFLSCVSRSPDASVLQWPPPLPSTDQLWDPLALVLLLGWIALHALLYVMPLGKMSEGLVLRDGTRLKYPINGFHGLCISGVLLMLLLGLGAPLGYLFELLLPLAVCAIAVSFLFSVYLYIRSFLVPARALALGGNTGNPLYDFFIGRELNPRIGNFDLKYFCELRPGLMGWVVINLGMLMKEVELRGSPSLAMILVNSFQLLYVADALWNEEAVLTTMDIVHDGFGFMLVFGDLAWVPFTYGLQAAFLVVHPQALSSLGAAAIIALNGIGYYVFRKSNSQKNQFRRDPTHPSVARLETIATATGKRLLVSGWWGLVRHPNYLGDLLMALAWSLPCGFSHLLPYFYVIYFTVLLIHREARDERQCRAKYGLAWDTYCRLVPYRIFPYIY; encoded by the exons ATGAGGCCAAACAATCAAGCGCTCAAACATAGATCCTCACAtgacacagagagggaatttGGAGGAACCCTGG GTGCCTTATGCATACCCATCCTCCTCCCGTTGACGGTGCTGTTCCTGAGCTGTGTGAGTCGGTCCCCTGATGCCAGCGTGCTCCAGTGgccccctcctcttccctccactGACCAGCTGTGGGACCCTCTGGCTCTGGTGCTTCTGCTGGGATGGATCGCTCTGCATGCCCTCCTCTATGTGATGCCATTAGGAAAG ATGTCTGAAGGATTAGTGCTGAGGGATGGAACGCGTCTCAAGTATCCCATAAATG GTTTTCACGGCCTGTGCATCAGCGGTGTGTTGCTGATGCTGTTACTGGGGCTCGGGGCTCCTCTGGGGTATCTGTTTGAGCTGCTGTTGCCTCTGGCTGTGTGTGCAATAGCAGTGTCATTCCTGTTCTCCGTCTACCTCTACATCCGCTCCTTTCTGGTTCCCGCTCGTGCTCTCGCCTTGGGGGGCAACACAG GAAATCCCCTATATGACTTCTTCATCGGACGGGAGCTAAACCCCCGGATTGGAAACTTTGACCTTAAATATTTCTGTGAGCTCAGACCGGGTCTGATGGGCTGG GTGGTCATAAACCTTGGCATGCTGATGAAGGAGGTAGAGCTCCGCGGTTCCCCCTCACTCGCCATGATACTTGTCAACAGTTTCCAGCTGCTGTATGTGGCGGATGCTCTGTGGAACGAG GAGGCTGTTCTGACAACCATGGACATTGTGCATGACGGTTTTGGCTTTATGTTGGTCTTTGGGGACCTGGCATGGGTTCCCTTCACATACGGCCTGCAGGCTGCCTTCCTGGTCGTGCATCCGCAGGCCCTAAGTTCACTCGGAGCGGCAGCTATAATAGCACTGAATG GTATTGGATATTATGTTTTCAGAAAATCCAACTCCCAGAAGAACCAGTTCAGACGAGACCCTACACATCCAAGTGTTGCAa GACTGGAGACCATCGCCACAGCAACAGGGAAACGGCTGCTGGTGTCTGGCTGGTGGGGTCTCGTTCGTCATCCCAATTACCTCGGTGACCTCCTCATGGCCCTGGCGTGGTCCCTGCCATGCG gattctCACATCTTCTGCCGTACTTCTATGTCATATATTTCACCGTCTTGCTGATTCACCGGGAGGCTCGTGATGAGAGACAGTGTAGGGCCAAATACGGACTGGCGTGGGACACCTACTGTCGACTTGTCCCCTACAGGATCTTCCCTTATATCTACTAA